A part of Aspergillus oryzae RIB40 DNA, chromosome 7 genomic DNA contains:
- a CDS encoding uncharacterized protein (predicted protein) has translation MGKDGDLILITKFGYRIIGTLVLRVVDTVSELDEHIFVPEERLRIGVLGNGIKIGVIRAWAVQLQYRGVGVGRSLLEAAVEVSRKTGWRGPVFSVGHATSKWFGLGVGSMGMERYEWAWELLEDVRGEFGIVGG, from the coding sequence ATGGGTAAGGATGGGGATCTAATCCTCATAACCAAATTCGGGTATAGGATCATAGGAACCTTGGTTCTTAGGGTTGTTGATACCGTTTCTGAACTAGATGAACATATTTTCGTCCCTGAGGAGAGATTGAGAATAGGTGTTCTTGGGAATGGGATCAAGATTGGTGTTATTCGGGCTTGGGCTGTGCAGTTACAGTATCGTGGTGTTGGAGTTGGGAGGAGTCTGTTGGaggctgctgttgaggttTCTAGAAAGACAGGGTGGAGGGGGCCGGTATTTTCGGTGGGGCATGCGACTTCGAagtggtttggtttgggggttggttCTATGGGAATGGAGAGGTATGAGTGGGCTTGGGAGCTTTTGGAAGATGTTAGAGGGGAGTTTGGGATAGTGGGCGGGTGA
- a CDS encoding SNG1 family protein (predicted protein) has product MSEKTEIGEGSDKVEVPPNAVSFFDPALRSVRRQVFMQWGRTVLTLCVFILCILSLYWAVQFRVEQNLHSLTVWVVDFDGMVDPYRDTKPIVGPAVTDVAENLIQTPETGRLGYTIKSPDEFNYDPWAVRQGVYDEHAYAAIIVNANATTLLHDAVKNGNSSYDPTGAAQFVVITARDETTYSSYITPGLTAFASTVLAEFGPRWVQTVAQESLNISNVPQAINPAIGFNTVDLRPFGPAAATPSVTIGLIYLIIIAFFNSPFLMPIHAQFLKGNHPPLKIPQWLLWRVCSNITAYFFLSLFYSFVSLAFQIPFSNSPAPDTVSASNPNAYGHGSFVVFWMLNWVGMSALGFPLENMAMVLGFPWSSLFLIFWVISNVATGFYALDLAPGFFRWGYAWPLHRIVEALRTILFGTHSRIGLDFGVLFAWIGVSILFFPFASFIMRWKMKRGL; this is encoded by the exons ATGAGCGAGAAGACGGAGATCGGCGAAGGCAGCGACAAGGTCGAAGTGCCACCCAATGCTGTCTCCTTTTTCGACCCCGCGCTAAGATCCGTTCGACGTCAAGTGTTTATGCAATGGGGCCGTACAG TTCTCACACTTTgcgtcttcatcctctgtATCCTGTCCCTATACTGGGCCGTTCAGTTTCGTGTCGAGCAGAATCTCCATTCGTTAACGGTCTGGGTTGTCGACTTCGATGGCATGGTCGATCCATATCGCGATACGAAGCCAATTGTGGGACCTGCAGTGACCGACGTGGCAGAGAATCTAATCCAAACCCCTGAAACCGGCCGATTGGGATATACCATAAAATCTCCGGATGAGTTTAACTATGATCCATGGGCCGTGAGACAGGGTGTGTATGATGAGCATGCCTATGCTgccatcattgtcaatgcGAATGCAACTACCCTTCTTCACGATGCGGTCAAAAACGGAAATTCCTCGTACGATCCCACCGGCGCCGCGCAATTCGTTGTCATCACTGCTCGTGACGAAACGACTTATTCCAGTTATATCACACCGGGGTTGACAGCCTTCGCGAGCACAGTCCTGGCCGAATTCGGACCACGCTGGGTACAAACCGTTGCCCAAGAATCGCTAAATATTTCGAATGTCCCGCAAGCGATAAACCCGGCTATTGGTTTCAACACTGTGGATCTTAGGCCATTTGGTCCGGCTGCTGCAACACCCTCTGTCACCATCGGCTTGATttacctcatcatcatcgctttCTTCAATTCCCCATTCCTTATGCCGATTCATGCGCAATTCCTCAAGGGCAATCACCCCCCGTTGAAGATACCGCAGTGGCTGCTGTGGCGTGTGTGTTCCAACATCACAGCCTATTTCTTCCTGTCCCTGTTCTACTCTTTCGTGTCGTTAGCGTTCCAAATTCCATTCAGCAACTCTCCGGCACCAGATACTGTTTCCGCTAGCAACCCAAATGCCTATGGACATGGATCCTTTGTGGTGTTCTGGATGCTGAACTGGGTAGGAATGAGTGCTCTCGGCTTTCCTCTCGAGAATATGGCAATGGTGTTAGGATTCCCTTGGAGCTCGCTGTTCCTTATATTCTGGGTCATTAGTAACGTTGCAACCGGGTTCTATGCGCTGGACCTCGCCCCAGGCTTCTTCCGATGGGGCTACGCATGGCCGTTGCATCGCA TTGTCGAGGCGTTGCGTACCATCCTCTTCGGGACACATTCTCGCATCGGTCTTGATTTCGGCGTCCTTTTTGCGTGGATCGGCGTATCGATTTTGTTTTTCCCCTTTGCCTCCTTCATCATGcgatggaagatgaagcgGGGACTGTAA